In Paenibacillus guangzhouensis, a single window of DNA contains:
- a CDS encoding quinone-dependent dihydroorotate dehydrogenase → MLYSKIVKPYLFRMDAEKAHHFTIGGLEMGNKVPGALAIMRGMYGVQETADLAVDLFGIHFPNPIGLAAGLDKNGAAIAGFSSIGFGFMEVGTVTPKGQAGNDQPRLFRLPVDEALINRMGFNNEGARAMKARFASLKSRRIPVAVNIGKNKVTPNENAAEDYQSLIRDLYTEADFFVVNISSPNTPDLRNLQHGNELKELLQAVTEERDRQAAKTASEPKSVLVKIAPDVNDAELEYMIATIAESGVAGIIATNTTLSREGLEHANKKETGGLSGKPLRDRSTEIIRRIYSQTEGRLPIIGSGGIFTSQDAYDKIRAGASLVEIYTALIYKGPGINRELHQGLRELLRRDGYAHISEAVGADHR, encoded by the coding sequence TTGCTTTATTCAAAAATTGTAAAGCCGTACTTATTCAGGATGGATGCGGAGAAAGCTCATCACTTCACTATAGGCGGACTAGAGATGGGGAATAAGGTTCCCGGAGCTTTAGCGATCATGCGGGGAATGTACGGTGTGCAAGAAACGGCAGATCTCGCTGTGGATTTATTCGGAATTCATTTCCCGAATCCGATTGGTCTAGCGGCAGGACTAGATAAGAACGGCGCAGCAATTGCAGGATTTTCTTCGATCGGATTTGGGTTTATGGAAGTCGGAACCGTAACCCCGAAGGGACAGGCGGGCAACGACCAACCGCGGTTGTTCCGTTTGCCAGTGGATGAGGCGTTAATCAATCGAATGGGCTTCAATAATGAAGGTGCGCGAGCGATGAAGGCACGGTTCGCATCCCTCAAATCACGGAGAATCCCTGTTGCCGTCAATATTGGTAAGAATAAAGTAACACCGAACGAGAATGCAGCAGAGGACTACCAATCATTAATCCGTGACTTGTATACGGAAGCGGACTTCTTTGTCGTGAACATTAGTTCACCGAATACGCCGGATCTGCGTAATTTGCAGCATGGGAACGAGCTGAAGGAACTGCTTCAGGCTGTGACGGAAGAGCGGGATCGGCAAGCAGCGAAGACTGCGAGTGAGCCAAAATCGGTACTCGTCAAAATTGCGCCTGACGTCAATGACGCAGAGCTCGAGTATATGATCGCTACGATCGCTGAGAGCGGTGTTGCGGGCATTATTGCTACGAATACAACCCTCTCTAGGGAAGGTCTTGAGCATGCGAATAAGAAGGAAACGGGAGGCCTAAGCGGTAAGCCGCTGCGCGACCGATCGACGGAGATTATCCGCCGCATATACAGCCAGACGGAAGGCAGACTGCCAATCATTGGTTCGGGTGGCATATTCACGAGCCAAGATGCGTACGATAAAATTCGCGCTGGTGCAAGCTTGGTAGAGATTTATACAGCTTTGATTTATAAAGGACCAGGCATTAATCGCGAATTACATCAAGGATTAAGGGAATTGTTAAGAAGAGACGGATATGCCCATATTTCCGAAGCAGTGGGTGCGGACCATCGTTAA
- a CDS encoding L,D-transpeptidase: MKDILFLKRYVESHPDNRMAWYLLGKEYEATGQTGKANYCFNQAGDVYEAFEHTQIPAKWLLEAAEKERQLIEKQRKRITRRRWTLIALMLLLICGISGAPGADPTDLQLALEVNQPQKPSEQPMIYIVGEKDGADGAWQQSIASHMIQGNPGQQAVVLELEQRGSWLLWSHQPQLLGELKQQEKSVTSSSERTYDVQVFDPAVCDCTPDIPRATRSYIAKWAVQMEEIQSLRSGVIGYQKQNGKQPAQMTDLTDSYPRNVMAGQTPNMRNLFEPLRKSQVIRGQGKLRTETVKEKQAIDRENPTLTVNMSPASADMIFQEPYKIVIDKQNHRLAVVSGRVIWRSYEVGLGGDQTPEGNFEISEKVKNPNGKSNGEFGSRGMTLSDTLYAIHGTNEPSSIGKDESHGCIRMRQADVEELFDLVPLGTKVIIKKGILPDDLVKAQQPFKVRPQQGQNQTNPHKVYKWLD, encoded by the coding sequence ATGAAAGATATTCTTTTTCTGAAAAGATACGTAGAGTCCCATCCCGACAACCGCATGGCATGGTACCTGTTAGGTAAGGAGTATGAGGCAACGGGGCAGACAGGCAAAGCGAATTATTGCTTCAATCAGGCAGGGGATGTCTATGAGGCATTTGAACATACACAAATTCCAGCAAAGTGGCTGTTAGAGGCCGCTGAGAAAGAACGACAGCTTATTGAGAAGCAACGCAAACGGATCACAAGACGCAGATGGACCCTGATTGCGCTCATGTTATTACTGATATGCGGGATCTCCGGTGCACCGGGGGCAGATCCAACGGACCTACAGCTCGCGTTAGAAGTCAACCAACCACAGAAGCCTTCAGAGCAGCCTATGATCTACATTGTGGGAGAGAAAGACGGGGCTGACGGGGCATGGCAGCAATCGATTGCTTCCCATATGATCCAGGGCAATCCGGGCCAGCAAGCGGTTGTTCTCGAGCTGGAGCAGCGAGGCTCTTGGCTGTTATGGTCCCATCAACCGCAATTGTTGGGGGAATTGAAGCAGCAAGAAAAAAGTGTCACTTCATCCAGTGAGCGTACATATGATGTGCAAGTCTTCGATCCTGCCGTGTGTGATTGCACCCCTGATATTCCGCGTGCGACACGCTCTTATATTGCCAAATGGGCTGTTCAAATGGAAGAGATTCAATCGTTACGGTCTGGGGTGATCGGGTATCAGAAGCAGAACGGCAAGCAGCCAGCCCAAATGACGGATCTAACCGATTCCTATCCGCGCAACGTGATGGCTGGCCAGACACCGAATATGCGAAATTTATTCGAGCCTTTGCGTAAGAGTCAGGTCATTCGAGGACAAGGGAAACTTCGAACGGAGACGGTGAAGGAGAAGCAGGCAATCGATCGCGAGAATCCAACGCTTACCGTCAATATGTCACCCGCCTCCGCCGACATGATCTTCCAAGAGCCATATAAGATCGTCATCGATAAGCAGAATCATCGGCTTGCCGTCGTATCGGGACGTGTCATCTGGCGAAGCTATGAGGTCGGGCTTGGCGGGGATCAGACACCGGAAGGCAATTTCGAAATTAGCGAGAAGGTCAAGAATCCCAATGGGAAGTCGAATGGTGAATTTGGCAGCCGCGGGATGACGTTATCGGATACGCTCTATGCGATTCATGGTACGAACGAGCCGTCGAGTATCGGCAAAGACGAATCCCATGGTTGTATTCGGATGCGTCAAGCGGATGTGGAGGAATTGTTCGATCTGGTCCCTTTAGGGACAAAAGTGATCATTAAAAAGGGAATTCTACCTGATGATCTTGTTAAAGCGCAGCAACCCTTTAAGGTTAGACCGCAGCAAGGCCAGAATCAGACGAATCCCCATAAAGTCTATAAATGGTTAGATTAA
- a CDS encoding ferredoxin, with translation MAKFTWVEKDTCIACGACGATAPDIYDYDDEGIAEVIFDGDNNTGTTEIPEDLYDDLQDAADGCPTDSIKIADTPFN, from the coding sequence GTGGCAAAATTCACTTGGGTTGAAAAAGATACTTGTATCGCCTGTGGCGCGTGCGGTGCAACAGCACCAGATATTTATGATTATGATGATGAAGGTATCGCAGAAGTTATTTTTGATGGGGACAACAATACGGGAACAACTGAAATCCCAGAGGATCTATACGATGATCTTCAAGATGCAGCAGACGGTTGCCCAACAGATTCTATCAAAATTGCGGACACACCATTTAACTAA
- a CDS encoding DNA polymerase IV encodes MNAFYCSVHAAEEPHLYADRPTAVAGSIELRKGIIVTCSYAARKLGIRTGMQVRQGLKICPSLIIIQPDFHLYRRYSNAFMKLTSEYTPLVEAMSIDECYMDITGSKQFGTPLEIAEELQRRIKDQLSLPCSIGIGPNKLLAKMASDMKKPNGITVLRRRDMPKVLWQEPCNSLFGVGEKTAQKLKKLQIYTVGQLAQADERKLLDAFGVVGTWLKQAANGIDESPVNPDREQSKSIGHTTTLPNDIASRNEAHRVLLNLSDQVGRRMRRQQLMAKTIQITIRTPDMKTITRSSTRDIPTDTADEIYRDACALFDRHWPAYMPVRLLGVALQNLVPKSETAIQLDLFDYEKQPKKDQLNVAMDKLRDKFGENAVLTAGMLTDDPSALIRNHRIRGTSLQMDFRRQENNEQE; translated from the coding sequence ATGAATGCCTTCTACTGTTCTGTGCATGCGGCGGAGGAGCCTCATTTGTATGCAGATCGGCCGACAGCCGTTGCTGGAAGTATCGAGCTGCGCAAAGGAATCATTGTGACTTGCTCCTATGCAGCCCGCAAACTCGGGATTCGAACGGGGATGCAAGTGCGCCAGGGGCTCAAGATTTGTCCTTCATTAATTATTATTCAGCCAGACTTTCATTTATATCGTCGATATTCGAATGCGTTCATGAAACTCACGAGTGAATATACGCCGCTTGTCGAAGCGATGTCGATTGACGAATGTTATATGGATATCACCGGATCGAAGCAATTTGGCACACCGTTAGAGATTGCGGAAGAGCTGCAGCGGCGAATTAAAGATCAATTATCGCTTCCTTGTTCTATTGGTATTGGACCGAATAAACTGCTCGCCAAGATGGCCTCAGATATGAAGAAACCGAATGGCATTACCGTTCTGAGACGTCGTGACATGCCTAAAGTACTCTGGCAGGAGCCTTGCAACAGTTTATTCGGCGTCGGCGAGAAGACGGCACAGAAGCTGAAAAAGCTGCAGATTTATACGGTTGGGCAGCTGGCTCAGGCGGATGAGAGGAAGCTGCTGGATGCATTTGGCGTCGTCGGTACGTGGCTGAAGCAAGCTGCAAATGGGATCGATGAATCCCCCGTGAATCCGGATCGGGAGCAGAGCAAATCCATCGGTCATACGACGACGCTGCCAAATGATATCGCGAGCCGCAATGAAGCGCATCGCGTGCTCTTGAATTTGTCGGATCAGGTGGGACGGCGAATGCGCAGACAGCAGCTGATGGCGAAGACAATCCAGATTACGATCCGCACGCCGGATATGAAGACGATCACTAGGTCCTCGACACGTGATATTCCGACCGATACAGCGGATGAAATTTATCGTGACGCTTGTGCGCTGTTCGATCGTCACTGGCCAGCTTACATGCCTGTCCGACTGCTCGGCGTAGCGCTGCAGAATCTCGTTCCCAAGTCAGAGACAGCAATCCAACTCGATCTGTTCGATTATGAGAAGCAGCCCAAGAAGGATCAACTTAATGTGGCGATGGATAAACTAAGAGATAAGTTTGGCGAGAATGCGGTATTGACCGCTGGTATGTTGACGGATGATCCCTCAGCTTTGATCCGAAATCATCGAATTCGCGGCACCTCTTTGCAGATGGATTTCAGGCGGCAGGAGAATAATGAGCAAGAATGA
- the cimA gene encoding citramalate synthase gives MSTAISIFDTTLRDGTQGEGISLSADDKLKIAKRLDTFGVHYIEGGNPGSNGKDIEFFKRAVNLNLRAKLTAFGSTRRKDSLVEQDANLNRIVESGVKAATLVGKSWDFHVHTALQTTLEENLAMIYDSIAFLKRNHLEVIFDAEHFFDGYKNNPEYAVAVLKRAQEAGADWVTMCDTNGGTLPTEVFDIVSLISKELTAKLSIHTHNDCELAVANSLAAVQAGARQVQGTINGYGERCGNANLCSIIPNLQLKMGYNCIPEEQMSQLTNVARYVSEIANVHMPVNQAYVGNAAFAHKGGIHVSAILRDSRTYEHIVPESVGNKQRVLVSELAGQSNIMSRAQELGIELDSNNPTTKDVMNKIKDLEHQGYSFEGADASLELLLRQANGEMTELFTLESFKMTVEKTADHPVASEAIVKIRIDDESIYTVAEGNGPVNALDNALRKALLQHFPTLKDMHLSDYKVRVMDDQDATSAKVRVLIESTDFNNRWNTVGVSGNIIEASWEALVDSIRYALLGQTKVEGIPVPEPQRYGLVNH, from the coding sequence ATGTCAACGGCAATTTCAATCTTCGATACGACACTGCGAGATGGTACGCAAGGCGAAGGGATCAGCCTCTCCGCTGATGACAAGCTCAAAATCGCAAAAAGACTCGACACCTTTGGTGTTCATTATATTGAAGGCGGTAATCCGGGCAGTAACGGCAAAGACATTGAATTTTTCAAACGTGCAGTGAATTTGAATTTACGAGCGAAGCTCACGGCCTTCGGCAGCACAAGACGGAAAGACTCGCTGGTCGAGCAGGATGCCAACTTGAATCGCATTGTAGAATCTGGCGTGAAAGCGGCAACTTTAGTCGGGAAGTCATGGGATTTCCATGTGCATACGGCACTACAGACGACGCTCGAAGAGAATCTCGCGATGATCTACGATTCCATCGCATTCCTGAAGCGCAATCATCTAGAAGTTATTTTTGATGCGGAACATTTCTTCGATGGATATAAGAATAACCCTGAATATGCTGTTGCTGTTCTCAAACGCGCGCAAGAGGCTGGAGCAGATTGGGTTACGATGTGCGACACCAATGGCGGCACGTTGCCAACCGAAGTGTTCGATATCGTAAGTCTCATCTCGAAGGAGCTGACAGCTAAGCTTAGTATCCACACCCATAATGATTGTGAATTAGCCGTCGCGAACTCCCTTGCCGCTGTGCAGGCAGGCGCTAGACAAGTACAAGGTACAATCAATGGCTATGGAGAACGCTGCGGCAATGCTAACCTCTGCTCCATCATTCCTAATCTCCAGCTGAAAATGGGGTACAATTGCATTCCAGAAGAGCAAATGAGTCAATTAACGAATGTCGCACGTTATGTCAGCGAAATTGCCAACGTGCATATGCCTGTGAATCAAGCCTATGTCGGTAACGCTGCCTTCGCACACAAAGGCGGCATTCACGTCTCGGCAATTCTACGCGATTCACGCACATACGAGCATATTGTCCCTGAATCTGTCGGGAACAAGCAGCGTGTCCTCGTCTCCGAGCTCGCAGGACAGAGTAATATCATGTCACGGGCGCAAGAACTTGGCATCGAGCTGGATTCGAATAACCCAACGACGAAGGATGTCATGAACAAGATCAAAGACTTGGAACACCAAGGTTATTCCTTCGAAGGCGCGGATGCCTCCCTTGAATTATTGCTCCGGCAAGCGAATGGCGAGATGACAGAGCTGTTCACACTTGAATCCTTCAAAATGACCGTGGAGAAAACGGCCGACCATCCGGTTGCATCGGAAGCCATCGTCAAGATCCGAATTGATGATGAGAGCATTTATACGGTCGCAGAAGGCAATGGTCCGGTGAATGCGCTTGATAATGCATTGCGCAAAGCCTTACTTCAACATTTCCCTACGCTCAAAGATATGCATTTGTCAGACTATAAAGTTCGGGTAATGGACGACCAGGATGCGACGTCCGCGAAAGTACGCGTATTGATCGAATCCACTGACTTTAATAACCGCTGGAATACCGTTGGTGTCTCCGGCAATATTATCGAAGCCAGCTGGGAGGCGCTTGTTGACAGTATACGTTATGCCTTGCTTGGACAGACGAAGGTGGAAGGTATACCGGTTCCCGAACCGCAGCGCTATGGTCTCGTGAACCACTAA
- a CDS encoding TlpA family protein disulfide reductase, with translation MRKNLWLLVVIVLLVTIALYQNDNKKDRPVNGKTSATSTEVAPMLNKLAPAFELEALDGKTYSVGGKRDKVTMINFWASWCEPCQEEAPDLKRLAEQYKEKLDLYSVNVTSTDTVENAKVFVAQYQLTNPILMDMKGDQFKLYKGIAFPTNILIDRDGVIRDITLGVVPAKTLEEKIQNVIAD, from the coding sequence ATGAGAAAGAATTTATGGCTATTGGTTGTTATTGTGCTGTTAGTGACCATTGCATTGTATCAGAATGATAACAAAAAAGATCGTCCCGTGAATGGGAAAACTTCGGCTACGTCGACAGAAGTGGCTCCCATGTTGAATAAATTGGCTCCTGCTTTTGAACTCGAAGCATTGGATGGGAAAACGTATTCAGTCGGCGGCAAACGAGATAAAGTAACGATGATTAATTTCTGGGCATCCTGGTGCGAGCCGTGCCAAGAGGAAGCGCCTGACTTAAAGCGGTTAGCTGAGCAATATAAGGAGAAGCTGGATCTCTATTCGGTGAACGTAACGTCGACAGATACGGTTGAGAATGCTAAGGTATTCGTTGCACAATATCAGCTCACGAATCCAATCTTGATGGACATGAAGGGTGATCAATTCAAGCTCTACAAAGGAATTGCGTTCCCGACGAATATTCTCATCGATCGAGACGGCGTTATCCGGGATATTACACTCGGTGTCGTACCTGCCAAAACGTTGGAGGAAAAGATACAGAATGTCATCGCGGATTGA
- a CDS encoding MFS transporter has translation MATKTKSKKLLSISFESEIESSSNQHGSSGTKTDPSQNAKGSVWKYIALASIPLVLVLGNSMLVPILPQLQSQLHISQFQSSLVISIFSIAAALIIPLVGYLSDRFSRKAIMIPALIVYGGAGILAGFAAAWGSYSWLIIARAIQGISAAGTAPIAMALVGDLFKDGEESKALGLIEASNGAGKVVSPILGSLLALIVWYAAFFAFPIFCGISLVMVIFLIKEPKRKSEPLPLKPYLHKIGSILKKKGRWLITSFFVGSLALFILFGILFYLSNILEKKPYQIDGVVKGLVLAIPLLGMVTTSYISGSVIKKSGVLIRWFVNIGLIVMTASLALAIFFNKNIYVFIGLLTLSSIGTGLLLPCLNTMITGSVEKGERGMITSLYNSLRFLGVAFGPPLFGWMMGISHATIFITVSALSLIGLGLSFFLIKPDATVK, from the coding sequence ATGGCCACCAAAACCAAGTCCAAAAAGCTTCTTTCCATCTCATTCGAGAGCGAAATTGAATCAAGTTCGAATCAGCATGGTTCATCCGGAACCAAAACAGACCCTTCCCAAAATGCAAAAGGGAGCGTGTGGAAATATATCGCTTTAGCCAGTATTCCACTCGTTCTGGTGCTTGGAAATTCCATGCTTGTGCCGATTCTGCCGCAGCTTCAGTCCCAACTGCATATTTCGCAATTTCAGAGCAGTCTGGTGATTTCTATTTTTTCCATCGCCGCAGCGCTTATTATCCCGCTCGTTGGTTATTTATCAGATCGTTTCTCACGAAAAGCCATTATGATTCCTGCGCTAATTGTTTATGGCGGTGCGGGCATTCTTGCTGGATTTGCTGCAGCATGGGGCTCCTATTCGTGGCTGATAATCGCACGTGCGATTCAAGGGATAAGCGCAGCCGGTACGGCTCCTATTGCGATGGCACTGGTCGGGGATTTATTTAAAGACGGGGAGGAGAGCAAAGCGCTCGGATTAATTGAAGCATCGAATGGCGCAGGGAAAGTTGTAAGTCCGATCCTCGGATCGCTTCTTGCTTTAATTGTTTGGTATGCAGCTTTTTTCGCATTTCCGATTTTCTGCGGCATATCACTCGTGATGGTTATTTTTCTCATCAAGGAACCCAAAAGAAAAAGTGAACCATTGCCACTAAAACCCTATTTGCATAAAATCGGATCGATCTTGAAAAAGAAAGGCCGTTGGCTCATTACATCTTTTTTTGTCGGCTCACTCGCCTTATTTATTCTGTTCGGAATCTTGTTCTATCTGTCCAATATTCTGGAGAAAAAACCGTATCAGATCGATGGGGTTGTGAAAGGTCTTGTCCTTGCCATTCCACTTCTTGGCATGGTGACGACTTCGTACATTTCGGGTAGTGTAATCAAAAAAAGCGGGGTTCTTATCCGTTGGTTCGTCAATATTGGCCTTATTGTGATGACGGCATCGCTCGCCCTGGCCATTTTTTTCAACAAAAATATATATGTATTTATTGGGCTGCTTACGCTCAGCAGCATTGGAACGGGGTTGTTATTGCCTTGTCTGAATACTATGATTACAGGGTCCGTTGAGAAGGGTGAACGAGGCATGATAACCTCACTCTACAATAGTTTGCGATTTCTAGGGGTAGCGTTCGGTCCGCCATTATTCGGCTGGATGATGGGCATCTCACATGCAACGATCTTCATTACCGTGTCTGCCTTGTCGCTGATTGGTCTTGGGCTTAGCTTCTTCCTCATTAAGCCCGATGCAACGGTCAAATAA
- a CDS encoding cation:proton antiporter, with product MEHVVLELGLAVALIALAGLLSTKLRFSVIPFYILVGMAVGPHAPKFGNFDFRFIHSAELIELLGRLGVLFLLFYLGLEFSVGRLIKAGKSIAIGGTIYIVINFTLGLLFGFGAGLPLQEVLIIAGITSISSSAIVAKVLVDLKRTANAETEMILGIIMFEDIFLAVYISVLSGLVLSGASSIGGVLLSAAIALGYMLLFIVVGRKALPLLNKLFNIRSNELFLLAVFALLFIVAGFSETIHVAEAIGALLVGLVLAETEHMKRIEHLILPFRDFFGALFFFSFGLTIDPFSLGGAVWLSLGAVVITLIGNYVAGMLAGRSAGLSPKASSNIGLTIVSRGEFSIIIANLGKAGGLLPILQPFSALYVLILAILGPLLTKESKHVYNFLNRIFKLDRNYKKQLAAKTEVKRVEDPS from the coding sequence ATGGAGCATGTTGTTTTAGAGCTCGGCCTAGCTGTTGCGCTCATTGCGCTTGCTGGTTTGTTATCTACAAAACTCAGGTTCTCGGTCATTCCTTTCTATATTCTTGTAGGAATGGCTGTAGGACCTCACGCACCTAAGTTTGGTAATTTTGATTTTCGGTTTATTCATAGCGCCGAATTAATCGAGCTGCTTGGAAGATTAGGCGTACTGTTCTTATTGTTCTATCTGGGTCTTGAGTTCTCGGTAGGACGTTTGATTAAGGCGGGGAAATCCATTGCGATCGGCGGAACGATCTATATTGTCATTAACTTTACGCTCGGTCTTCTTTTTGGATTCGGTGCGGGATTGCCGCTGCAAGAGGTATTAATTATCGCCGGAATTACGAGTATTTCTTCCAGCGCGATTGTAGCCAAGGTATTGGTTGATTTGAAGCGTACAGCGAATGCAGAGACTGAGATGATTCTAGGAATCATTATGTTCGAGGATATTTTCCTTGCCGTCTATATTTCGGTTCTATCGGGTCTTGTGCTTAGCGGTGCGAGCTCCATCGGCGGTGTATTGTTATCTGCGGCGATTGCGCTCGGATATATGCTGTTATTTATCGTCGTCGGACGCAAAGCTTTGCCTTTACTCAATAAACTATTCAATATTCGCTCGAACGAATTGTTCTTGCTCGCCGTATTCGCCCTTCTATTCATTGTGGCAGGGTTCTCGGAGACGATCCACGTAGCTGAAGCTATCGGAGCACTGCTCGTCGGGTTGGTGCTTGCAGAGACGGAGCATATGAAGCGAATTGAGCATTTGATTTTGCCGTTCCGTGATTTTTTCGGGGCATTATTCTTTTTCAGTTTCGGATTAACGATTGATCCGTTCTCACTGGGTGGCGCAGTCTGGTTATCCCTCGGAGCCGTCGTTATTACGTTAATTGGGAACTACGTGGCAGGGATGCTCGCAGGTCGAAGCGCAGGATTATCACCCAAAGCATCGTCGAACATCGGTCTTACGATCGTATCGCGCGGAGAATTCTCGATTATTATCGCAAACTTGGGGAAAGCAGGGGGATTGCTTCCGATTTTGCAGCCGTTCTCGGCATTGTATGTGTTAATCTTAGCGATCTTAGGACCGCTCTTAACGAAAGAATCGAAGCATGTCTACAATTTCTTGAATCGCATCTTCAAGTTGGATCGCAATTATAAGAAGCAGCTTGCAGCGAAGACTGAAGTGAAGAGGGTAGAAGATCCCTCATAG
- a CDS encoding cation:proton antiporter regulatory subunit, whose protein sequence is MKQIRDCDLPGIGHKYVIETRSEDKLVIIIHDDGRRELYHFDHEDPDDSISMITLDDDEARQIAGIVGGLAYKPKALEKIEVALDELIIEWYKIEPHAVCVGKTIGEINVRHQSGATIIAMLGKDNERIINPGPDSVLKAHSTLVVAGERQQIMNLKQILMNGE, encoded by the coding sequence ATGAAGCAAATCAGAGATTGCGATCTTCCAGGGATCGGGCACAAATATGTGATCGAAACCCGCAGCGAAGATAAGCTTGTCATCATCATTCATGATGACGGGAGGAGGGAACTGTATCACTTCGACCATGAGGATCCAGATGACAGCATCTCCATGATCACACTGGATGATGATGAGGCAAGACAAATTGCTGGAATCGTCGGAGGGTTGGCATATAAGCCGAAGGCGCTGGAGAAAATTGAGGTTGCGCTTGATGAGCTTATTATTGAATGGTACAAAATTGAGCCGCATGCCGTCTGTGTCGGGAAGACGATTGGGGAGATTAACGTACGCCATCAATCCGGTGCGACAATCATCGCGATGCTCGGCAAAGACAATGAACGGATTATTAATCCAGGACCTGATAGTGTGCTGAAAGCCCACTCAACGCTAGTCGTAGCAGGGGAGCGCCAACAAATTATGAATTTGAAACAAATCTTAATGAACGGAGAGTGA
- a CDS encoding exonuclease domain-containing protein has translation MKDRGSTEGSWWSALKRGEISSAFSSIIGVPHAKAEQIAFMRNTLKEQRKPNVLHVPLEELSVVVFDLETTGFLPDHGDEIMSIGAIRVKGETIISDASFYELVQVNQTVPPEIEQLTGLTNTMLQEGLPLATALQRFMQFVGSDILIAHASGHDKAFIVAAFWKIWRARWSHRLVDTMLVAKWLEKEKRNYTLDELLVMNQIEVTTRHHALEDARMTASLWSQYVGKMRERHVTTLSELYAYLSSS, from the coding sequence ATGAAGGATCGGGGATCAACGGAGGGCAGCTGGTGGAGTGCGCTAAAAAGAGGGGAAATTTCCTCAGCTTTTTCTTCTATTATAGGTGTGCCTCATGCGAAGGCGGAACAAATCGCATTTATGCGCAACACGTTAAAAGAGCAGCGTAAACCGAATGTATTGCACGTTCCACTGGAAGAGTTATCAGTTGTTGTATTCGATCTGGAGACGACGGGTTTTTTGCCGGATCATGGCGATGAGATTATGTCGATTGGTGCCATACGGGTCAAAGGCGAGACGATCATTTCCGATGCGTCGTTCTATGAGTTGGTTCAAGTGAATCAGACCGTCCCGCCTGAAATTGAACAGTTAACGGGACTCACGAATACAATGCTGCAGGAGGGGCTGCCTCTGGCCACCGCGCTCCAACGATTCATGCAATTTGTCGGATCTGATATCTTGATCGCTCATGCCAGTGGTCATGACAAAGCCTTCATCGTCGCTGCCTTCTGGAAAATATGGCGTGCTCGTTGGTCCCATCGGTTAGTGGATACGATGCTGGTCGCTAAATGGTTGGAAAAGGAGAAGCGAAATTATACGCTGGATGAATTGCTCGTCATGAATCAAATCGAGGTGACAACACGGCACCATGCATTAGAAGATGCCCGAATGACCGCATCATTATGGTCACAGTACGTGGGGAAAATGCGAGAGCGTCATGTCACGACGTTATCGGAGTTGTATGCGTACTTAAGCTCTTCCTAA